In a genomic window of Flavobacterium sp. KACC 22761:
- a CDS encoding alpha-2-macroglobulin family protein, producing MKAKGLVLVFCVFFIFQSCGRKSAADFNSDFSLFKEYIVSFTGGIVSSESDIRVVLAFDKKEWKANQELDSDLFDISPSVDGKVVALSSNTIAFIPEKKLKPGTEYQVTLKLDKLITLPKEKEKTLSEFNFTVKTIKQDFTINTADIQSYSKEYQYLNCVLKTADNIDIETAKKLVEAKQKGDNLKIKFDKSPASGKEFHFIIDSIQRYSEASNLEILYDGSDFDIDQKGQIDFPITNINEFKIIKVEVPDGSNQSVLINFSEPLEKGQDFKGLVSIQNTNNLKFSTDGNLLKVYFNNEKEAPAKKEEVIPLEETAVSLVDSTVAVVDSAAVVVSEPVEVVQEEEPESEQIVVGDLLVEVFQGIESQYGKKLDANYSEKISFDQIKPSVRFIKNGTILPSSNNLKLNFEAVNLRAVDVKVYKIYKNNILQFLQYNELNGGQNLKKVAQPVAKTTLNLVESKLTNPSKWNTFALDLSKIIKPEPGAIYRVEFEYKKKYSLYKCETTEGDQDESEDEEEVDENDINYSGNSYDDYYYDDYEWRESQDPCSNSYFYNAKIATNILASDLGVIAKRGENKSYLFAVNNIVTTEPVSNARVDLYNFQQQKIGTQATSSEGIASFQLDKFAYFAIVTLGDQSTYVKLDDGLSLSVSNFDVAGETLQKGLKGFIYGERGVWRPGDNLCLSFILNDAANKLPKSHPIKFRLNDPNGKTVYQTVQKTNDLNHYAFIVSTNQDAPTGNWEAMVSVGGAKFYKSIKIETIKPNRLKIKNTFTRTILSSSYPNTDNLEVTWLHGAIAKNLNVEMQAKFSQQTTTFKGYEKYTFDDLVRQFNTEEINVFSGKLNENGKASVNIRPRLQGQAPGMLRASFITKVYEEGGDFSADVVATTYSPYKTYVGIKSPELNKYNMLETRTDNRFDIVTVDENGRPKSVRNLEVKVFKVDWRWWWDSSSDNLSNYNSSNATTSYKTFIVNTDSSGKGSIHFSLTDEEWGRYLIRVADSADGHATALTVNIDWPIWSGKTRNRDASTANMLVFSTDKKNYAVGEKAQISFPSSEGGRALISIENGSKVVQTLWAKTKNGETKVEVPITGAMAPNVYFNITLLQPHASTKNDSPIRMYGIVPIEVVDKNTILAPTITMPDVLKPEQPFTVKVGEKSGKEMTYTIAVVDEGLLDLTRFKTPNAWDSFYVREALGVKTWDVYDDVIGAYGGKINQIFSIGGDQDLGGGKAKKANRFKPVVLYYGPFKLGKGETKSHQLKLPKYIGSVRTMVVAGDANTSAYGSVEKATPVKSPLMVLASLPRKISPSEKVTLPVTVFATENKIKNVSIQVKTSNGLQVIGSAVQKLNFAQPDEKMAYFNLVVGSATGIAKVQVIATSGSEKSVYDVEIDMTNPNPVTSTFTDVVLMPNSSKTISWKTFGIAGSNKARLEVSSMPSMNLNGRLQFLIQYPHGCVEQTTSSVFPQLYLGDVADIDAKRKSLIQKNVTAGIARLGNFQLSNGGLPYWQGNAIADDWGTSYAGHFLIEAEKKGYVLPINFKSKWLSYQQKEAKQWRFEPKYGNDLAQAYRLYTLALAGNADLSSMNRLRETKGISNESMLRLAAAYVLAGQKSAGQSLFLKTSIDGISDGYSYYYYGSSERNRAMALETMLLLDQKQKAFATATKLAKEMSANQWMSTQTTAYCLYAMSKFAVSNGPKGINVQFSKNGKGETISTGKSVADRSLSVASGANSITLKNNKANTVYVRVLNTGILPIGQENAVQSDVTASIVFKNRKGSVINVSRITQGTEFVAEVTIKNQRGESIQNVALSQILPSGFEIVNTRFTDYGDAVNNIADYIDIRDDRTNFYFGMKARETKVFRILLNASYLGNYYLPGLQCEAMYDNTFLARTKGFWVEVVK from the coding sequence GTGAAAGCAAAAGGATTAGTTCTCGTGTTTTGTGTGTTTTTTATTTTTCAATCTTGCGGCAGAAAATCAGCAGCCGATTTTAATTCTGATTTTTCATTATTTAAAGAGTATATAGTCAGTTTCACGGGCGGAATAGTCTCGTCGGAATCTGATATTAGGGTGGTTTTGGCTTTTGATAAAAAAGAATGGAAAGCCAATCAAGAATTAGACAGCGATTTGTTTGATATTTCGCCAAGCGTTGACGGAAAAGTGGTGGCACTTTCGTCAAATACAATTGCGTTTATTCCAGAAAAAAAGTTAAAACCAGGTACAGAATATCAAGTGACTTTGAAATTGGATAAACTGATTACACTTCCAAAAGAGAAAGAAAAAACACTTTCTGAATTCAATTTTACCGTTAAAACAATAAAGCAGGATTTTACCATTAATACGGCTGATATTCAATCGTACAGCAAAGAATATCAATATTTGAATTGTGTGTTGAAAACGGCTGATAATATTGATATTGAAACAGCAAAAAAGCTGGTTGAAGCCAAACAAAAAGGGGATAATCTTAAAATTAAGTTTGATAAAAGTCCGGCTTCGGGCAAAGAATTTCATTTTATAATAGACAGTATTCAGCGTTATTCTGAAGCTTCAAATTTGGAAATTTTATATGATGGAAGTGATTTTGATATTGACCAAAAAGGACAAATCGATTTCCCGATTACCAATATTAATGAATTTAAAATCATAAAAGTCGAAGTTCCAGATGGGAGCAATCAGTCGGTTTTGATAAATTTTTCTGAACCTTTAGAAAAAGGACAGGATTTTAAGGGTTTGGTTTCGATTCAGAATACCAATAATCTAAAATTTTCTACAGATGGGAATTTGCTGAAAGTTTATTTTAATAATGAAAAAGAAGCTCCTGCAAAAAAAGAAGAAGTTATTCCGCTTGAAGAAACGGCAGTTTCACTTGTTGATTCGACAGTGGCAGTTGTTGATAGTGCCGCTGTGGTAGTTTCGGAGCCGGTTGAAGTGGTTCAAGAGGAAGAACCTGAATCAGAGCAAATTGTAGTTGGCGATTTATTAGTCGAGGTTTTTCAAGGAATTGAGAGCCAATATGGCAAAAAACTAGATGCAAATTATTCGGAGAAAATTTCCTTTGATCAAATAAAACCAAGTGTTCGTTTTATTAAAAATGGAACAATTTTGCCAAGTTCAAACAATTTAAAACTAAATTTTGAAGCCGTAAATTTAAGAGCTGTTGATGTAAAGGTTTATAAAATCTACAAAAATAATATTCTGCAGTTTTTACAATACAATGAATTGAATGGAGGTCAAAATCTCAAAAAGGTCGCCCAGCCTGTTGCGAAAACAACACTCAATTTGGTCGAGAGTAAATTAACGAATCCAAGTAAATGGAACACTTTTGCATTGGATTTATCCAAAATTATCAAACCAGAACCGGGAGCAATTTATAGAGTAGAATTTGAATACAAAAAGAAATATTCGCTTTATAAATGTGAAACAACAGAGGGAGATCAAGATGAAAGTGAAGATGAAGAAGAAGTTGATGAAAATGACATAAACTATAGTGGCAACTCGTATGACGATTATTATTATGATGATTATGAATGGCGTGAAAGTCAAGACCCTTGCTCTAATTCGTATTTTTATAATGCAAAAATTGCAACCAATATCTTAGCGTCTGACTTGGGTGTAATTGCCAAAAGAGGAGAAAACAAATCATACTTATTTGCTGTAAATAATATTGTTACGACCGAACCAGTTTCGAATGCGAGAGTAGATTTGTATAATTTCCAACAGCAAAAAATTGGAACACAAGCAACAAGCAGTGAAGGAATTGCATCTTTTCAATTGGATAAATTCGCTTATTTTGCAATTGTTACTCTAGGGGATCAATCGACTTATGTGAAATTGGATGACGGACTTTCATTATCGGTAAGTAATTTTGATGTAGCAGGAGAGACTTTGCAAAAAGGCTTAAAAGGATTTATTTACGGAGAAAGAGGTGTTTGGCGTCCGGGCGATAATTTGTGTTTGTCCTTTATTTTGAATGATGCTGCGAATAAACTTCCGAAATCGCACCCAATTAAATTCAGATTAAATGATCCGAATGGAAAAACAGTTTATCAAACCGTTCAAAAAACAAATGATTTAAATCATTATGCTTTTATAGTTTCAACAAATCAAGATGCGCCAACAGGAAATTGGGAAGCAATGGTAAGTGTCGGTGGAGCAAAATTCTATAAGAGCATCAAGATTGAAACCATTAAACCGAATCGTTTAAAAATCAAAAATACCTTTACAAGAACAATACTTTCATCGTCGTATCCAAATACAGATAATCTTGAAGTGACTTGGCTTCATGGTGCAATTGCGAAGAATCTGAATGTAGAAATGCAGGCTAAATTTTCGCAACAAACGACAACTTTTAAAGGGTATGAAAAATATACTTTTGATGATTTAGTGCGTCAATTCAATACGGAGGAAATCAATGTTTTCTCAGGAAAATTAAACGAAAACGGAAAAGCTTCGGTAAACATTCGACCTCGATTACAAGGTCAGGCGCCAGGAATGTTGCGTGCTTCATTCATCACGAAAGTATATGAAGAAGGAGGAGATTTTAGTGCCGATGTTGTGGCAACGACTTATTCGCCATATAAAACATATGTAGGAATTAAATCACCAGAACTGAATAAATACAACATGCTTGAAACCAGAACGGATAATCGTTTTGATATTGTTACTGTTGATGAAAATGGAAGACCAAAATCGGTTAGAAATTTGGAAGTAAAAGTGTTTAAAGTAGATTGGCGTTGGTGGTGGGATTCGTCAAGCGATAATTTATCAAATTACAATTCTTCGAATGCGACGACTTCTTATAAAACATTTATAGTCAACACTGATTCAAGCGGAAAAGGAAGCATTCATTTTTCATTGACTGATGAAGAATGGGGGCGTTATTTGATTCGTGTTGCAGATAGTGCAGACGGACATGCAACAGCATTGACGGTAAATATCGATTGGCCAATTTGGTCTGGAAAAACACGTAACAGAGATGCTTCGACAGCAAATATGTTGGTGTTTTCAACAGATAAGAAAAATTATGCCGTTGGAGAAAAAGCACAAATTTCTTTCCCTTCAAGCGAAGGTGGGCGCGCTTTAATTTCAATAGAAAACGGATCAAAAGTAGTGCAAACGCTTTGGGCAAAAACAAAAAATGGAGAAACCAAAGTTGAAGTTCCAATTACAGGAGCAATGGCACCAAATGTGTATTTCAATATTACATTATTGCAACCTCATGCTTCGACGAAAAACGATTCTCCAATTCGTATGTATGGAATTGTTCCTATTGAAGTGGTAGATAAAAACACGATTTTGGCACCCACTATTACTATGCCAGATGTTTTGAAACCAGAACAGCCTTTTACAGTGAAAGTAGGTGAGAAATCAGGTAAGGAAATGACGTATACAATCGCGGTTGTCGATGAAGGACTTTTGGATTTAACTCGTTTTAAAACGCCAAATGCTTGGGACAGCTTTTATGTTCGCGAAGCTTTAGGAGTAAAAACGTGGGACGTTTATGATGATGTTATTGGCGCTTATGGCGGAAAAATAAATCAGATTTTCAGTATTGGTGGTGACCAGGATTTAGGCGGTGGAAAAGCTAAAAAAGCAAACCGCTTCAAACCAGTTGTTTTGTATTATGGGCCATTTAAATTAGGTAAAGGAGAAACAAAATCACATCAATTAAAACTTCCAAAATACATTGGTTCGGTTCGAACAATGGTAGTGGCGGGAGATGCAAATACTAGTGCTTACGGAAGTGTAGAAAAAGCTACTCCGGTAAAAAGTCCGTTGATGGTTTTGGCTTCGTTGCCAAGAAAGATTTCACCGTCAGAAAAAGTAACATTGCCAGTGACAGTTTTTGCAACCGAAAATAAAATCAAAAATGTTTCCATTCAGGTAAAAACCAGCAACGGATTACAAGTTATAGGAAGTGCAGTTCAAAAACTAAATTTTGCACAGCCAGATGAAAAAATGGCCTATTTTAATTTGGTTGTCGGCTCAGCTACGGGAATTGCTAAAGTTCAGGTAATTGCAACATCTGGAAGCGAGAAATCGGTTTATGATGTTGAAATCGATATGACGAATCCAAATCCAGTTACGAGTACTTTTACGGATGTTGTTTTAATGCCAAACAGTTCTAAGACAATTTCATGGAAAACCTTTGGAATTGCTGGAAGCAACAAAGCAAGATTAGAAGTTTCGTCTATGCCTTCGATGAATTTGAACGGAAGATTGCAATTCTTGATTCAATATCCTCATGGCTGTGTAGAACAAACTACTTCATCTGTTTTCCCGCAATTGTATTTAGGCGATGTAGCTGATATTGATGCAAAGCGCAAAAGTTTGATTCAGAAAAATGTCACTGCAGGAATTGCAAGATTGGGCAATTTCCAATTGTCAAATGGAGGTCTGCCGTACTGGCAAGGAAATGCAATTGCAGATGATTGGGGGACTTCTTATGCAGGACATTTCTTGATTGAAGCAGAGAAAAAAGGATATGTATTGCCAATTAATTTCAAATCAAAATGGTTATCGTATCAGCAAAAGGAAGCAAAACAATGGCGTTTTGAACCGAAATACGGAAATGACTTAGCACAAGCATATCGTTTATATACTTTGGCTTTAGCCGGAAATGCCGATTTATCTTCAATGAATAGATTACGTGAAACAAAAGGTATTTCTAACGAAAGTATGCTTCGTTTGGCAGCAGCGTATGTTTTAGCAGGTCAAAAATCGGCGGGACAGAGTTTGTTCTTGAAAACGAGTATTGATGGAATCTCAGATGGCTACAGTTATTACTATTACGGTTCTAGCGAAAGAAACAGAGCAATGGCTTTGGAAACGATGCTTCTTTTAGACCAAAAACAAAAAGCATTTGCGACAGCCACAAAATTAGCCAAAGAAATGTCAGCTAATCAATGGATGAGTACGCAAACAACTGCTTACTGCTTGTATGCAATGTCGAAATTTGCGGTGAGCAACGGTCCAAAAGGAATCAATGTTCAGTTTAGTAAAAATGGAAAAGGCGAGACGATAAGCACAGGTAAATCGGTTGCAGATCGTAGTTTGTCTGTTGCTTCTGGTGCAAACAGCATTACGCTTAAAAATAATAAAGCCAATACGGTTTATGTTCGTGTACTGAACACAGGAATTCTGCCAATCGGACAAGAAAATGCGGTTCAAAGTGATGTTACGGCTTCAATTGTTTTCAAAAACAGAAAAGGAAGTGTAATTAATGTCTCAAGAATCACTCAAGGAACTGAATTTGTGGCTGAGGTTACGATTAAAAATCAAAGAGGAGAAAGCATTCAGAATGTGGCATTGTCTCAAATTCTGCCTTCTGGATTCGAAATCGTAAATACTCGTTTCACTGATTATGGAGATGCCGTAAACAACATTGCCGATTATATTGACATTCGTGATGATAGAACGAATTTCTATTTCGGAATGAAAGCCAGAGAAACCAAAGTCTTCCGCATTCTGCTGAATGCATCTTATTTAGGAAATTATTACTTGCCTGGATTGCAATGTGAAGCGATGTATGATAATACATTCTTGGCGAGAACAAAAGGATTCTGGGTTGAGGTTGTGAAGTAA
- the pbpC gene encoding penicillin-binding protein 1C has product MKNKLKAFFQRIINWIKRNKIKSAIAFLLLLIYYFSLPRTLFKEPYSTVIESKEGELLGAKIARDGQWRFPAQDSVPDKFKKCIVYFEDEYFYKHPGFNPGAMVNAFKQNKKAGKVVRGGSTLTQQVIRLSRKGKNRTYFEKIIEIILATRLELGYSKDEILEMYAAHAPFGGNVVGLEMASWRYFGVQSNQLSWAENAVLAVLPNAPSLIYPGKNQIKLLNKRNRLLLKLHRDGVIDKQTYELSIEEPLPQKPYDLPQIAPHLLQRVAKNEEGTRVKTTIDYALQNRVNQIARYYYNQYKQNEVHNLAILVIDVQSRNVMSYVGNAPADSDHQKDVDIIDAPRSTGSILKPLLYAAMLDDGELLPNTLVADVPTQISGYTPQNFNLTFDGAVPAHRALSRSLNIPAVLMLQDFGVNKFYEELQKFKLKNINKTPDHYGLSLILGGAESNLWDLCRTYANLSSTVNYYTKNRSKYRTNEFTELNYKNDFKPDFGSETNQKNILGAGSIWLTYNAMEEVNRPEGDEAWKFYDSSLKIAWKTGTSFGNRDAWAIGTNSRYVVGIWVGNATGEGRPTLTGVTSAAPILFDVFNLLPRQRWFDTPYNDLAEVEVCRLSGYLAKDNCPKIKQWVAKKGKSTKVCPYHKTIHLDKTEQFQVNSSCENVENIVTKNWFVLPPVMAWYYKSQHIEYLPLPPFKEGCEGTQTTTMDFIYPKANSKIYLTKDFNSNIQPVILKVAYSERDKELFWYVDDVYKATTKTFHELPITPTTGIHYITVVDASGNEIRRKIEIVRE; this is encoded by the coding sequence TTGAAAAATAAATTAAAAGCGTTTTTTCAACGTATTATAAATTGGATAAAAAGGAACAAAATAAAATCAGCAATTGCATTTCTGCTCTTGCTGATTTACTATTTTTCGTTACCCCGAACTTTGTTTAAAGAGCCTTATTCAACAGTTATTGAAAGCAAAGAAGGAGAATTGCTCGGAGCCAAAATCGCCCGTGACGGACAATGGCGTTTTCCAGCGCAAGACAGCGTGCCGGATAAATTCAAAAAATGTATTGTTTATTTTGAAGATGAATACTTTTACAAACATCCTGGATTTAATCCGGGAGCGATGGTAAATGCTTTTAAGCAAAATAAAAAAGCCGGAAAAGTAGTAAGAGGAGGAAGCACCTTGACGCAACAAGTTATCCGGTTATCGCGAAAAGGAAAAAACAGAACCTATTTTGAAAAAATCATCGAAATAATTCTCGCTACAAGGTTAGAATTAGGGTATTCCAAAGATGAAATCCTCGAAATGTATGCCGCTCATGCGCCATTTGGAGGAAATGTTGTTGGACTGGAAATGGCTTCATGGCGCTATTTTGGTGTACAATCCAATCAATTATCATGGGCAGAAAATGCTGTTTTAGCTGTTTTGCCGAATGCACCAAGTTTAATTTATCCGGGAAAAAATCAGATAAAATTACTGAACAAACGAAACCGACTTTTATTAAAACTGCATCGGGATGGAGTAATTGATAAGCAGACATACGAACTTTCGATAGAAGAGCCATTGCCTCAAAAACCTTATGATTTGCCTCAAATCGCACCTCATTTATTGCAAAGAGTGGCTAAAAATGAAGAAGGGACTAGAGTAAAAACTACGATTGATTACGCTTTGCAAAATCGCGTTAATCAAATTGCAAGGTATTATTACAATCAGTATAAACAGAATGAAGTTCATAATCTGGCTATTTTGGTAATTGATGTTCAAAGCAGAAATGTAATGAGTTATGTTGGAAATGCTCCAGCAGACAGTGATCACCAAAAAGATGTCGATATTATCGATGCTCCAAGAAGTACAGGAAGTATCCTAAAGCCGCTTTTGTACGCGGCAATGTTGGATGATGGCGAATTATTGCCTAACACTTTAGTGGCAGATGTTCCAACACAGATTTCGGGATATACGCCTCAGAACTTTAATTTAACTTTTGATGGAGCAGTTCCTGCACATCGCGCATTGTCACGTTCGCTAAATATTCCTGCAGTTTTAATGCTTCAGGATTTTGGCGTAAATAAATTTTACGAAGAATTACAGAAATTCAAATTAAAGAACATCAACAAAACACCAGACCATTACGGTTTATCGCTTATTTTGGGAGGCGCTGAAAGTAATTTGTGGGATTTATGCCGAACGTATGCTAATCTTTCGTCTACGGTTAATTATTATACTAAAAATAGGAGTAAATACAGGACGAATGAATTCACAGAGCTGAACTATAAAAACGATTTTAAGCCCGATTTTGGATCAGAAACCAATCAGAAGAATATTCTGGGCGCAGGATCAATTTGGTTGACCTACAACGCAATGGAAGAGGTAAATAGACCTGAAGGTGATGAAGCTTGGAAATTTTATGACAGTTCGTTAAAAATTGCGTGGAAAACTGGAACAAGTTTCGGAAATAGAGATGCTTGGGCTATCGGAACTAATTCAAGATATGTGGTTGGAATTTGGGTTGGAAATGCCACTGGAGAAGGAAGGCCAACATTGACAGGAGTTACGAGCGCGGCACCAATTTTGTTCGATGTTTTTAATTTACTGCCAAGACAAAGATGGTTTGATACGCCTTACAATGATTTGGCCGAAGTTGAGGTTTGCCGTTTAAGCGGTTATCTAGCAAAAGACAATTGCCCAAAAATCAAACAATGGGTTGCTAAAAAAGGAAAATCGACTAAAGTTTGTCCGTATCACAAAACAATTCATTTGGATAAAACAGAACAATTTCAGGTAAACAGCAGTTGTGAAAATGTGGAAAACATTGTGACTAAAAACTGGTTTGTACTGCCTCCTGTTATGGCATGGTATTATAAAAGCCAGCATATTGAATATTTGCCATTGCCACCATTCAAAGAAGGTTGTGAAGGAACACAAACCACTACAATGGATTTTATTTATCCGAAAGCAAACAGCAAAATTTATCTAACGAAGGATTTCAACAGCAACATTCAGCCCGTCATTTTAAAAGTGGCTTATTCTGAAAGAGATAAAGAATTGTTTTGGTATGTTGATGACGTTTATAAAGCTACTACAAAAACTTTTCATGAATTACCGATTACACCAACAACTGGAATACATTACATTACAGTTGTAGATGCTTCTGGGAATGAAATAAGGAGAAAAATTGAAATTGTGAGAGAATAA
- a CDS encoding ribonuclease E/G, protein MNKELIIRSSSEAVDFALLKDGKLIELHKEEEKSNFQVGDIFIAKIRKPVAGLNAAFVNVGFEKDAFLHYHDLGPNLASQLKFIKLVSAGKLKDFSLKTFQFEKEIDKDGIITDILSANQSVLVQVVKEPISTKGPRISAELSLAGRFIVLVPFSDRVSISQKIEDKKEKDRLKKLVLSIKPKGFGVIVRTVAEGKNVAELEKDLQNLLGRWSAMCKKLPTAHHPSKVLGELNRASSILRDVFNDTFSGIQIDDEELYHQTKEYLQEIAPSKQSIVKFYQSNDTPIFEKYNIERQIKTSFGRTVSMSKGAYLIIEHTEALHVIDVNSGNRSNKATNQEDTAMEVNMIAAAEIARQLRLRDMGGIIVVDFIDMSNPENRKVLFDFLREEMSDDKAKHKILPPSKFGLVQITRQRVRPEVNIKTREEDPNKHNGEIEAPILIIDKITADLERLLKTHNKVVLNTHPFVAAYLSKGFPSLRSKWFFEHKKWVKIIPRDAYTYLEYHFYDKKGNVISE, encoded by the coding sequence GTGAATAAAGAATTAATCATTAGATCTAGTTCTGAAGCAGTAGATTTTGCCTTATTAAAAGATGGAAAACTAATTGAATTACACAAAGAAGAAGAAAAAAGCAACTTTCAGGTTGGTGATATTTTTATTGCCAAAATCAGAAAACCAGTTGCTGGACTTAATGCTGCTTTTGTGAATGTGGGCTTCGAAAAAGATGCCTTTTTACATTATCACGATTTGGGTCCAAATCTAGCTTCTCAGCTGAAATTCATAAAACTTGTAAGCGCAGGTAAATTAAAAGATTTCTCCCTAAAAACCTTTCAGTTTGAAAAAGAGATTGACAAAGATGGCATCATTACTGATATTTTAAGTGCCAATCAATCTGTCTTAGTTCAAGTAGTTAAAGAACCTATATCTACCAAAGGCCCAAGAATAAGTGCTGAGCTTTCTCTTGCCGGAAGATTTATCGTTCTAGTTCCTTTCTCTGATCGAGTTTCTATTTCTCAAAAAATAGAAGACAAAAAAGAAAAGGATCGTCTAAAAAAACTTGTTCTATCGATCAAACCTAAAGGATTTGGTGTTATTGTTCGTACAGTAGCCGAAGGCAAAAACGTAGCCGAATTAGAAAAAGATTTGCAGAACCTGCTTGGCAGATGGTCTGCAATGTGTAAAAAATTACCAACTGCTCATCATCCATCAAAAGTGTTAGGAGAGCTTAACAGAGCTTCTTCTATATTAAGAGATGTATTCAACGATACCTTCAGCGGTATTCAAATAGATGATGAAGAGTTGTACCATCAAACGAAGGAATATCTGCAAGAAATTGCACCTTCAAAACAATCGATTGTTAAGTTTTATCAATCAAATGACACTCCGATTTTTGAGAAATACAATATAGAGAGACAAATCAAAACTTCATTTGGCCGAACTGTTTCCATGAGTAAAGGCGCTTATCTTATCATAGAGCACACTGAAGCATTGCACGTTATAGACGTAAACAGCGGAAACCGTTCTAACAAAGCGACCAACCAAGAAGACACAGCCATGGAAGTAAATATGATTGCAGCGGCAGAAATCGCAAGACAATTGCGTCTTCGAGATATGGGTGGCATCATAGTAGTTGATTTTATCGATATGTCTAATCCAGAAAATAGGAAAGTTTTGTTCGACTTCTTGCGAGAAGAAATGAGCGACGATAAAGCAAAGCATAAAATATTACCGCCAAGTAAATTTGGACTTGTCCAGATTACAAGACAGCGCGTAAGACCAGAAGTGAATATCAAAACTAGAGAGGAAGATCCTAATAAACACAATGGCGAAATTGAAGCTCCAATTTTAATCATTGATAAGATCACCGCTGATTTAGAAAGACTTTTAAAAACCCACAATAAAGTTGTGCTCAACACACATCCGTTTGTGGCTGCATACCTCAGCAAAGGTTTTCCATCATTACGTTCAAAATGGTTTTTTGAACATAAAAAGTGGGTGAAAATCATACCTCGTGACGCTTACACGTACTTAGAATACCATTTCTATGATAAAAAAGGAAATGTTATTTCAGAATAA
- a CDS encoding HU family DNA-binding protein codes for MTKADIVAKISEKLGLEKGDVQATVETFMEEVKTSLETGDNVYLRGFGSFIVKTRAEKTGRNISKNTTIKIPAHNIPAFKPAKVFVEGVKTNNEAK; via the coding sequence ATGACGAAAGCAGATATCGTAGCGAAAATTTCAGAGAAACTAGGTCTTGAAAAAGGAGATGTTCAAGCAACAGTAGAAACTTTTATGGAAGAAGTTAAAACTTCATTAGAAACTGGAGACAATGTTTACCTAAGAGGTTTCGGAAGCTTTATCGTTAAAACAAGAGCTGAAAAAACTGGTAGAAATATTTCTAAAAATACTACTATAAAAATTCCAGCACACAACATCCCTGCGTTTAAACCTGCAAAAGTTTTTGTAGAAGGAGTAAAAACGAACAACGAAGCAAAATAA
- the mutY gene encoding A/G-specific adenine glycosylase, with protein MDFYNILINWYLQNKRDLPWRKTADPYLIWLSEIMLQQTRVAQGMPYFFAFTKEFPTVFDLANASEEQVLKLWQGLGYYSRARNLHKTAQYVANELNGVFPENYKNLLKLKGVGEYTAAAIASFSYNEAVPVVDGNVFRVLSRYFDIESDIALPATKKEFAELAFELMPKDNPAIFNQAIMEFGALQCVPKSPNCLVCDFNASCAALQKKKVSVLPVKSKKTKVTNRFFNYLVLEDALGNTLIKKRTEKGIWHNLYEFPLLETDEIVGFEVISKAVQKDLFSAYTIIGIEECAETAVLHKLSHQHLHIQFWKVRISEVIENGLTYSELKNNPFPIVIYNFIEKQELNC; from the coding sequence ATGGATTTTTATAACATATTGATAAATTGGTATTTACAGAACAAACGCGATTTGCCGTGGCGTAAAACGGCCGATCCGTACCTGATTTGGCTCTCAGAAATTATGCTGCAGCAAACTCGAGTTGCGCAAGGAATGCCTTACTTTTTTGCATTTACCAAGGAATTTCCTACTGTATTTGATCTTGCAAATGCCTCAGAAGAGCAAGTTTTGAAACTTTGGCAGGGATTAGGGTACTATTCTCGTGCTCGAAATTTGCATAAAACGGCTCAATATGTGGCAAATGAACTCAACGGCGTTTTTCCTGAAAACTATAAAAATCTATTAAAATTAAAAGGTGTTGGCGAATATACAGCTGCAGCAATTGCTTCTTTCTCTTATAATGAGGCAGTTCCTGTTGTTGATGGAAATGTATTTCGAGTACTTTCGCGTTATTTTGATATCGAGTCAGATATTGCTCTGCCGGCAACAAAAAAAGAGTTCGCTGAATTGGCTTTTGAATTAATGCCGAAAGATAACCCGGCAATATTCAATCAGGCGATAATGGAATTTGGTGCTTTGCAATGCGTGCCTAAAAGTCCAAATTGCTTAGTTTGTGATTTTAATGCAAGTTGCGCGGCTTTGCAGAAAAAGAAAGTTTCGGTTTTGCCTGTCAAATCAAAAAAGACAAAAGTGACGAATCGTTTCTTTAATTATTTGGTTTTAGAAGATGCTTTAGGAAATACTTTGATAAAAAAAAGAACCGAAAAAGGAATTTGGCATAATTTATATGAATTTCCGTTGCTTGAAACCGATGAAATTGTTGGTTTCGAGGTAATTTCAAAGGCCGTTCAAAAAGATCTTTTTTCAGCTTATACTATTATAGGTATAGAGGAATGTGCCGAAACTGCGGTCTTACACAAACTTTCGCATCAACATCTGCATATTCAGTTTTGGAAGGTCAGAATTAGTGAAGTAATTGAGAATGGTTTGACTTACAGTGAGTTAAAAAATAATCCGTTTCCAATTGTGATATATAATTTTATCGAAAAGCAAGAATTAAATTGCTAA